In Clostridium swellfunianum, a genomic segment contains:
- a CDS encoding 16S rRNA (uracil(1498)-N(3))-methyltransferase, whose product MHKFFVQKQNFSDDRAFIEGDDVKHIYKVLRLEAGENVSINDCQGKEYLGKIEDVNKIKVTVKLLEELPVNNESPVNIFLYQGLPKSSKMDLIVQKATELGVKEITPVITERVVVKSELGEFKKVDRWNRIALEACKQCKRTLIPSINTPIEFEELMSKLQSMNLIVVPYENETGFGVKNLINEVKHEVKDIAIIIGPEGGFEEDEIEKLKASGAYIVTLGPRILRTETAGFVCASLLMYELGDMGGFGGGFS is encoded by the coding sequence ATGCATAAGTTTTTTGTTCAAAAACAAAATTTTTCTGATGATAGAGCTTTTATAGAAGGCGATGATGTTAAGCATATATATAAGGTGCTAAGGCTTGAAGCTGGGGAAAACGTAAGCATAAACGATTGTCAGGGCAAGGAATACCTTGGTAAAATAGAAGACGTAAATAAGATTAAGGTTACAGTAAAGCTTCTTGAAGAGCTTCCAGTTAATAATGAAAGTCCTGTAAATATATTTTTATATCAAGGACTTCCAAAGTCAAGCAAGATGGATTTGATTGTTCAAAAAGCTACAGAGCTTGGAGTTAAAGAAATAACTCCTGTAATTACCGAAAGAGTAGTGGTAAAGTCAGAGCTTGGAGAGTTTAAAAAGGTTGACAGATGGAATAGAATAGCTTTAGAAGCCTGCAAGCAGTGCAAGAGAACTTTAATACCAAGCATAAATACTCCGATTGAATTTGAAGAGCTTATGAGTAAATTACAGTCTATGAATTTAATTGTAGTACCCTATGAAAATGAAACTGGTTTTGGTGTAAAGAATTTAATTAATGAAGTAAAGCATGAAGTTAAAGATATAGCAATTATTATCGGTCCAGAAGGCGGCTTTGAAGAAGACGAGATAGAAAAGCTGAAGGCTTCTGGTGCATACATAGTAACCCTTGGACCTAGAATACTTAGAACAGAAACAGCGGGCTTTGTATGCGCTTCTTTATTGATGTATGAATTAGGAGATATGGGCGGCTTTGGAGGAGGTTTTAGCTAA
- the prmA gene encoding 50S ribosomal protein L11 methyltransferase has protein sequence MNGKWIEVKIVTTSEAVEPISGIYYGLDVKGVAIEDPRDILEREQGPLSWDFADINIFEYGKDAAVVKGYFSLEENIDEVQKYIEEKIQDLRDMGIEVGEGKVVITQVHEEDWANNWKKYYKPTKIGGKIVIKPIWEEYEAMKEDIIVEMDPGMAFGTGTHETTRMCIEALEKYVSPDSTVFDIGTGSGILAITAAKLGANHVVGVDLDPVAVDSAKSNVGFNKLDNIEILHGNLMDVVEGKANIVVANIIAEVIIFLTDDVKSFLKPNGYFITSGIIKDRREDVINKLISSGFKIIEDNTLGEWCCIVAAI, from the coding sequence ATGAACGGAAAATGGATTGAAGTTAAGATAGTTACAACTAGTGAAGCAGTAGAGCCTATATCAGGAATTTATTACGGACTTGATGTTAAAGGCGTTGCAATAGAGGACCCTAGAGATATATTAGAAAGAGAGCAGGGCCCCCTAAGCTGGGATTTTGCTGATATAAACATATTTGAATACGGTAAGGATGCTGCTGTAGTAAAGGGCTATTTTAGCCTGGAAGAAAATATAGATGAGGTTCAAAAATACATAGAAGAAAAAATTCAAGATTTAAGAGATATGGGGATAGAGGTTGGTGAAGGAAAAGTTGTTATTACGCAGGTTCACGAAGAAGACTGGGCTAACAACTGGAAGAAATACTATAAGCCGACAAAAATAGGTGGGAAAATTGTTATTAAGCCTATATGGGAAGAATATGAGGCTATGAAAGAGGATATTATAGTTGAGATGGATCCAGGCATGGCCTTTGGAACTGGAACACATGAAACTACAAGAATGTGCATAGAAGCCTTAGAAAAGTATGTAAGCCCGGATAGCACTGTTTTTGACATCGGAACTGGCTCAGGAATATTAGCTATTACAGCAGCCAAGCTTGGAGCAAATCATGTTGTTGGAGTAGACTTAGACCCTGTAGCTGTAGACTCTGCAAAAAGCAATGTAGGCTTTAACAAGCTTGATAATATTGAAATACTTCACGGAAACCTAATGGATGTTGTAGAAGGAAAGGCAAATATAGTTGTAGCTAATATTATTGCTGAAGTAATTATATTCCTTACTGATGACGTTAAAAGCTTCCTTAAGCCAAATGGTTACTTTATTACCTCAGGAATTATTAAAGATAGAAGAGAGGATGTTATAAACAAGCTTATTTCTTCTGGATTTAAAATTATTGAGGATAACACTCTTGGCGAGTGGTGCTGCATAGTGGCTGCTATTTAA
- the dnaJ gene encoding molecular chaperone DnaJ — MAKKDYYEVLGLQKGASDDDIKKAFRKLAIKYHPDKNQGDKEAEEKFKEINEAYQVLSDPEKKVNYDQYGTADFNGGGFGGGGFDFNDMGGFGDIFESFFGGGFSSGRRRNGPERGADIEYNLSLTFEEAVFGVEKEISVTKQERCETCSGSGAKPGTHPKTCDKCGGSGQVRVQRNTPLGSFVSVNTCDKCGGKGKLVSDPCPTCRGTGKERKNRKIKINVPAGVDTGNVIPLRGHGEHGANGGPPGDLYVNIKVAAHPQFKRKGFDIYIDRHISFAKATLGCELKVPTVDGEVKYDVPAGTQPGTVFRLKGKGVPRVNSSGRGDQYVNIIVDVPKSLNEKQKEALKMFMEASGESNHGEDGKKSFMNKIKDSFK; from the coding sequence ATGGCGAAAAAAGATTATTATGAAGTGCTTGGATTACAAAAAGGCGCAAGCGATGATGATATAAAGAAAGCATTTAGAAAATTAGCTATAAAGTATCACCCTGACAAGAATCAAGGTGATAAGGAAGCTGAAGAAAAGTTTAAGGAAATAAATGAAGCCTATCAAGTTTTATCTGACCCTGAAAAGAAAGTAAATTATGATCAGTATGGAACAGCTGATTTTAATGGAGGCGGCTTTGGAGGCGGAGGCTTCGACTTCAATGATATGGGCGGCTTTGGAGATATATTTGAGAGCTTCTTTGGTGGCGGCTTCTCTTCAGGAAGAAGGAGAAACGGACCTGAAAGAGGCGCGGATATTGAATACAATTTAAGCTTAACCTTTGAAGAAGCTGTTTTTGGAGTTGAAAAGGAGATTTCTGTAACGAAGCAAGAGCGCTGCGAAACCTGCTCTGGTAGCGGAGCTAAGCCTGGGACACATCCAAAGACTTGTGACAAATGCGGTGGCTCAGGACAGGTAAGAGTTCAAAGAAATACTCCTCTTGGAAGCTTTGTAAGCGTAAATACCTGTGACAAGTGTGGTGGAAAAGGAAAGCTTGTTTCAGACCCATGTCCAACCTGCAGAGGAACAGGCAAGGAAAGAAAGAATAGAAAGATTAAAATAAACGTTCCTGCTGGTGTAGATACTGGAAATGTAATTCCTTTAAGAGGACACGGTGAGCACGGTGCTAATGGAGGGCCTCCAGGAGATTTATACGTAAATATAAAGGTTGCAGCTCATCCTCAGTTTAAGAGAAAAGGCTTTGATATATATATTGACAGGCATATTAGCTTTGCAAAAGCAACTCTTGGCTGTGAACTTAAAGTTCCTACTGTGGATGGTGAAGTTAAGTATGATGTGCCAGCTGGTACACAGCCGGGTACAGTATTCAGACTTAAGGGTAAAGGTGTTCCAAGAGTAAACAGTTCAGGCAGAGGAGATCAGTATGTTAATATCATAGTTGATGTGCCAAAGAGTCTTAATGAAAAGCAAAAGGAAGCCTTAAAAATGTTCATGGAAGCCAGCGGTGAAAGTAATCATGGCGAGGATGGCAAAAAATCCTTTATGAACAAGATAAAAGATAGTTTTAAATAA
- the dnaK gene encoding molecular chaperone DnaK: MAKVIGIDLGTTNSCVAVMEGGEPVVIPNAEGARTTPSVVSFQANGERLVGQVAKRQAITNPDKTIISIKRHMGTNHKVTIDGKDHTPQEISAMVLMKIKADAEAYLGEKVTQAVITVPAYFNDSQRQATKDAGKIAGLEVLRIINEPTAASLAYGLDKQDESHKIFVYDLGGGTFDVSILELGDGVFEVKATNGNTKLGGDDFDERIMNHIADTFKRENGIDLRNDKMALQRLKEAAEKAKIELSASLQTNINLPFITADATGPKHIDMTLTRAKFNELTHDLVEATIEPMRKALNDAGLSLSEIDKIILVGGSTRIPAVQEAVKNFTGKEPSKGVNPDECVAVGAAIQAGVLTGEVKDVLLLDVSPLTLGIETMGGIATPLIQRNTTIPTRKSQIFSTAADGQTSVEINIVQGERQMAADNKSLGRFTLSGIAPAPRGIPQIEVTFDIDANGIVNVTAKDKGTGKEANITITASTNLSDDEIDKAVKEAEKYAEEDKKRKEAIEVKNNADQIVYQTEKTLKELGDKVSAEDKAKIEDKLKAVNEVKDGTDIEAIKKATEELTQEFYAISSKLYQQAGGPEGAGFDPNNMGGANAGQGPQDDNVVDADFKVEDDK; this comes from the coding sequence ATGGCTAAAGTAATAGGTATTGACTTAGGTACAACAAATTCATGTGTTGCGGTAATGGAAGGTGGAGAACCGGTTGTTATCCCTAACGCAGAAGGAGCAAGAACTACTCCATCAGTAGTATCCTTCCAGGCAAATGGAGAAAGATTAGTAGGTCAGGTTGCAAAAAGACAAGCGATTACTAACCCAGACAAGACAATAATATCAATAAAGAGACATATGGGAACTAACCATAAGGTTACTATAGATGGTAAGGATCATACTCCACAAGAAATATCAGCAATGGTTCTTATGAAGATTAAGGCTGATGCTGAAGCTTATCTAGGAGAAAAGGTTACTCAAGCAGTTATAACTGTTCCTGCATATTTTAATGACAGCCAAAGACAAGCAACTAAGGATGCTGGTAAAATAGCTGGTCTTGAAGTATTAAGAATAATAAACGAGCCAACTGCTGCATCACTAGCTTATGGTCTTGACAAGCAAGACGAAAGCCACAAAATATTCGTTTATGACTTAGGTGGAGGTACTTTCGACGTATCAATACTTGAGCTTGGAGACGGAGTGTTTGAAGTTAAGGCTACAAACGGAAACACTAAGCTAGGTGGAGACGACTTTGACGAAAGAATAATGAACCATATAGCTGATACCTTTAAAAGAGAAAATGGAATAGATTTAAGAAATGACAAGATGGCATTACAAAGATTAAAGGAAGCTGCTGAAAAAGCTAAGATAGAGTTATCAGCATCACTTCAAACAAACATCAATCTTCCATTTATAACAGCTGATGCAACAGGTCCAAAGCACATAGACATGACTCTTACAAGAGCTAAATTCAATGAACTTACACATGATTTAGTTGAAGCTACAATAGAGCCAATGAGAAAGGCGCTTAACGATGCTGGTCTTTCTTTAAGCGAAATCGACAAAATTATATTAGTTGGTGGTTCAACAAGAATACCTGCTGTTCAAGAAGCTGTTAAGAACTTTACAGGAAAAGAGCCTTCAAAGGGAGTTAACCCAGATGAGTGCGTTGCTGTAGGTGCTGCTATCCAAGCTGGTGTTTTAACTGGAGAAGTTAAGGACGTTCTTTTACTTGACGTATCACCATTAACACTTGGAATTGAAACAATGGGAGGAATAGCTACTCCATTAATACAAAGAAATACAACTATACCAACAAGAAAGAGCCAAATATTCTCAACTGCTGCTGATGGCCAGACTTCCGTTGAGATAAACATTGTTCAAGGTGAAAGACAAATGGCTGCAGACAACAAGTCACTTGGAAGATTTACTCTTTCAGGAATAGCTCCAGCTCCAAGAGGAATTCCTCAAATAGAAGTTACCTTTGATATAGATGCTAACGGTATAGTTAACGTTACTGCTAAGGATAAGGGAACTGGAAAAGAAGCCAACATTACAATTACTGCTTCAACTAACTTAAGTGATGACGAAATTGATAAGGCAGTTAAGGAAGCTGAAAAGTATGCTGAAGAAGACAAGAAGAGAAAAGAAGCTATCGAAGTTAAGAACAACGCAGACCAAATAGTTTACCAAACTGAGAAGACTTTAAAAGAGCTTGGTGACAAGGTTTCTGCTGAAGACAAGGCTAAGATTGAAGATAAACTTAAGGCTGTTAACGAAGTTAAGGATGGAACTGACATAGAAGCTATAAAGAAGGCTACTGAGGAATTAACTCAAGAGTTCTATGCAATTTCTTCAAAGCTTTATCAGCAAGCTGGCGGACCAGAAGGTGCTGGGTTTGATCCAAACAACATGGGCGGTGCAAATGCAGGCCAAGGTCCTCAAGATGACAATGTTGTTGATGCAGATTTTAAAGTAGAAGATGACAAATAA
- the grpE gene encoding nucleotide exchange factor GrpE, with the protein MEMNKENNREETLEDAEILEDQEFEGIDKEQIASLEGLLEELQASNKKLQEEKAKFENEADAYKDKLLRLNAEYDNYRKRTAKEKEGIYTDACEDVLKHMLPVLDNLERAAVVNGSAEDIKKGIEMTIRQFKDSLEKLLVEEIPTEGFDPNLHNAVMHVEDPNFGEKAVVEVFQKGYKRGDKVLRHSMVKVAN; encoded by the coding sequence ATGGAGATGAATAAGGAAAATAACAGAGAAGAAACTCTAGAGGATGCAGAAATACTAGAGGATCAAGAGTTTGAAGGTATTGATAAAGAGCAGATAGCTTCTTTGGAGGGGCTTTTGGAAGAACTTCAAGCTTCAAACAAAAAGCTTCAGGAAGAAAAAGCTAAGTTTGAAAATGAAGCTGATGCTTATAAGGATAAGCTTTTAAGGTTAAATGCAGAATATGACAATTACAGAAAAAGAACTGCAAAAGAAAAAGAAGGAATATATACAGATGCCTGCGAGGATGTTCTTAAGCATATGCTGCCTGTTTTAGATAATCTAGAGAGAGCAGCAGTTGTTAATGGAAGTGCAGAGGACATTAAAAAAGGTATTGAAATGACAATAAGACAGTTTAAAGATAGCCTTGAAAAGCTTCTTGTTGAAGAAATACCTACAGAAGGCTTTGACCCTAATTTGCATAATGCAGTAATGCACGTTGAGGACCCAAACTTTGGTGAAAAAGCTGTAGTTGAGGTTTTCCAAAAGGGTTATAAAAGAGGAGACAAAGTACTTAGACACAGCATGGTAAAAGTTGCTAATTAA
- the hrcA gene encoding heat-inducible transcriptional repressor HrcA — translation MDMDERKIRILQAIINDYINTAEPVGSRTIAKKYNLGISSATIRNEMADLEEMGYLEHLHTSSGRKPSDKGYRLYVDKLMQLPQLTLEEENLIKGQLLNAALFEVDKIVKQATQLLSELTKLTCIVKTPSESFSYIKSIQLLNVDSSNVLAVIITDTGFIKNTIIRVKKPVSTDMLVKLSNILNARLNNLTVEEINLSVINSLKNDLANHEEIFDAIIPALYESLSTPQSSEVYLEGTTNIFNYPEYNDIEKAREFLYLLNNKESVRGLLANTNNISISIGGENDIKGAKDLSIVSGVYSIGGRPLGAIGVIGPTRIPYSKVVSVLTKIVKEINDSLNQAYLDDR, via the coding sequence ATGGATATGGATGAAAGAAAAATAAGAATACTTCAGGCAATCATCAATGATTATATAAATACTGCTGAGCCTGTAGGGTCCAGAACCATAGCTAAGAAGTACAATCTTGGTATCAGCTCGGCTACTATAAGAAATGAAATGGCTGATTTAGAAGAAATGGGATACCTTGAACATCTACATACTTCTTCTGGAAGAAAACCTTCCGACAAAGGCTACAGACTCTATGTTGATAAGCTTATGCAGCTGCCTCAGCTTACTTTGGAAGAAGAAAACCTGATAAAGGGACAGCTTTTAAATGCTGCACTTTTTGAGGTGGATAAAATAGTAAAGCAGGCTACTCAGCTTTTATCAGAGCTTACGAAGCTGACCTGCATAGTTAAAACTCCTTCTGAGAGCTTCAGCTATATTAAGTCAATTCAGCTTTTAAATGTTGACAGCAGCAATGTTTTGGCTGTTATCATTACGGACACCGGTTTTATAAAAAACACTATAATAAGAGTGAAAAAACCTGTAAGTACTGATATGCTTGTTAAGCTTTCCAATATATTGAATGCAAGACTTAATAATCTTACTGTGGAAGAGATTAATCTTTCGGTAATTAACAGTCTTAAGAATGATTTAGCTAACCACGAAGAAATATTCGATGCTATAATACCAGCTCTTTATGAGAGTTTAAGCACTCCGCAAAGCTCAGAGGTTTACCTTGAAGGAACAACAAATATCTTCAATTATCCTGAGTATAACGATATCGAAAAGGCAAGAGAGTTTCTTTACCTCTTAAACAATAAAGAAAGTGTTAGAGGCTTACTTGCTAATACTAATAACATTTCAATAAGCATTGGCGGAGAGAATGATATTAAGGGTGCTAAGGATTTAAGTATTGTTTCAGGTGTGTATAGTATAGGCGGCAGACCTTTAGGAGCTATAGGGGTTATAGGCCCAACTAGAATTCCTTATTCCAAGGTAGTTTCAGTACTAACTAAGATTGTTAAGGAAATTAACGACTCGCTTAATCAAGCCTACCTAGATGATAGATAA
- the hemW gene encoding radical SAM family heme chaperone HemW, producing MDKNTALYIHIPFCKRKCAYCDFPSFAGKESLMLDYTKALCEEIDYRVDKKIDTIFIGGGTPTYLSLEALKLLKNSMDKLDKSKDLEFTAEGNPESFSIEKLQLFKEMGVNRLSIGLQASQDTLLKALDRVHNLEQFLKAYNSARELGFKNINVDLMFGLPNQTVEQWKETLEKVADLGVEHISCYSLIIEEGTPFYKMNSKGKLLLPEEESERQMYEYAIEFLKSKGYEQYEISNFAKKGLECRHNMIYWNLEDYYGCGSGASSYLNSIRYRNTDSIEKYIYMMEEKNNACIEEHKNSTEDDMEEFMFMGLRKLKGISEKEFEERFSVPIEYIYNKVINKFTNNKLLIREKGRLYLSKEGIQLSNQVMCEFIL from the coding sequence ATGGATAAAAATACAGCACTATATATACATATACCCTTTTGCAAAAGAAAGTGCGCCTACTGTGATTTCCCATCCTTTGCAGGCAAGGAAAGCCTGATGCTGGACTATACAAAAGCTTTGTGCGAGGAAATAGATTATAGAGTGGACAAAAAAATAGACACTATATTTATAGGTGGGGGAACTCCCACCTATTTGTCTTTAGAGGCACTAAAGCTTTTGAAAAACTCTATGGATAAACTTGATAAATCTAAAGATTTGGAGTTTACTGCAGAAGGCAATCCAGAGAGCTTCAGCATAGAAAAGCTTCAGCTTTTTAAAGAGATGGGAGTAAACAGATTGAGCATTGGTCTTCAAGCCTCTCAGGATACTCTACTTAAGGCTTTAGACAGGGTACATAATTTAGAGCAGTTTCTTAAAGCTTATAATTCTGCAAGGGAATTGGGTTTTAAAAACATAAATGTAGATTTAATGTTTGGGCTTCCAAACCAAACAGTGGAGCAGTGGAAGGAAACTTTAGAAAAGGTAGCTGACCTAGGAGTGGAGCACATATCCTGCTACAGTCTTATAATTGAAGAGGGAACACCATTTTATAAAATGAATTCAAAGGGAAAGCTTTTGCTGCCTGAAGAGGAAAGCGAAAGGCAGATGTATGAGTATGCAATTGAATTTTTAAAAAGCAAAGGTTATGAGCAGTATGAAATTTCGAACTTTGCTAAAAAAGGCTTAGAGTGCAGACATAATATGATTTATTGGAATTTGGAAGACTATTATGGCTGCGGTTCAGGAGCAAGCTCTTATCTAAACAGTATAAGGTATAGAAATACTGACAGTATAGAAAAATATATTTATATGATGGAAGAAAAGAATAATGCTTGTATAGAAGAACATAAAAATTCCACAGAAGATGATATGGAAGAGTTTATGTTCATGGGGCTTAGAAAGCTTAAAGGTATAAGTGAAAAAGAATTTGAAGAAAGATTTAGTGTACCAATAGAGTATATATACAATAAAGTTATCAATAAATTTACAAACAATAAATTACTGATAAGAGAAAAGGGAAGATTGTACTTGTCTAAGGAAGGCATACAGCTTTCAAATCAGGTTATGTGTGAATTTATATTGTAA
- the lepA gene encoding translation elongation factor 4 — protein MQTDRQKHIRNFSIIAHIDHGKSTLADRLLERTGTLTQREMEEQVLDNMELERERGITIKAQAARLVYKRENGEEYILNLIDTPGHVDFNYEVSRSLAACEGAILVVDATQGIQAQTLANCYLAVDHNLDIVPVINKIDLASARPDEVKQEIEDVIGIEAHEAPMISAKSGLNIQDVLEAVVEKVPAPEGDEEAPLKALIFDSYYDSYKGVVCHIRVMEGTVKAGTRIKLMISGKAYEATEVGVFVPQMIPINELRAGDVGYLAASIKNVRDARVGDTITEADRPAAEALEGYRPAVPMVFSGIYPVDGADYVELREALEKLQLNDAALNFEPETSIALGFGFRCGFLGLLHMEVIQERIEREFNLDIITTAPSVIYKITGTDGETIELTNPTNMPEPSKIDYMEEPIVKASIITPTDYVGAVMELCQNRRGVFKDMQYMEATRAVLHYEIPLNEIIYDFFDALKSKTRGYASLDYELIGYQRSKLVKLDILLNGDIVDALSMIVPEERAYSKGRNMAEKLKEIIPRQQFEIPIQAAIGAKVIARETVKALRKDVLAKCYGGDISRKKKLLEKQKEGKKRMRQVGSVEVPQEAFMSVLKVD, from the coding sequence ATGCAGACGGATAGGCAAAAACATATAAGAAATTTTTCAATTATTGCACACATAGATCACGGAAAGTCTACTCTTGCCGACAGATTACTTGAAAGAACAGGAACTTTAACCCAAAGAGAGATGGAAGAGCAAGTTCTTGACAACATGGAGCTTGAAAGAGAAAGAGGAATAACTATAAAAGCACAGGCTGCAAGACTTGTGTATAAGAGAGAAAATGGCGAGGAATACATTCTTAATCTTATAGATACTCCAGGACACGTAGATTTTAATTATGAGGTTTCAAGAAGCTTGGCTGCCTGTGAGGGTGCTATACTTGTTGTGGATGCAACTCAGGGTATTCAGGCTCAGACTTTGGCTAACTGTTACCTGGCAGTAGACCACAATCTTGATATTGTACCTGTAATAAATAAAATAGACCTTGCAAGTGCAAGACCTGATGAAGTAAAGCAGGAAATTGAGGACGTTATAGGAATAGAAGCTCATGAAGCGCCTATGATATCAGCAAAGTCAGGCTTAAACATTCAGGATGTATTAGAAGCTGTAGTAGAGAAGGTTCCTGCACCAGAGGGAGATGAAGAAGCTCCTTTAAAAGCACTGATTTTTGACTCCTATTATGATTCCTATAAGGGTGTTGTTTGCCATATAAGAGTTATGGAAGGTACAGTGAAGGCTGGAACTAGGATTAAGCTTATGATAAGCGGCAAGGCTTATGAAGCTACAGAGGTAGGGGTGTTTGTTCCTCAGATGATTCCTATTAATGAGCTTAGAGCTGGAGATGTTGGATATTTGGCAGCTTCAATAAAAAATGTAAGGGATGCTAGAGTTGGAGATACCATAACAGAGGCAGACAGACCTGCAGCAGAAGCTCTAGAAGGCTACAGACCAGCAGTACCTATGGTATTCAGCGGTATTTATCCAGTAGACGGTGCGGATTACGTAGAGCTTAGAGAAGCTCTTGAAAAGCTTCAGCTTAATGATGCTGCTCTTAATTTTGAGCCTGAAACCTCTATAGCCTTAGGTTTTGGTTTTAGATGCGGCTTCTTGGGACTCCTACACATGGAAGTTATCCAGGAAAGAATTGAGAGAGAATTTAATTTAGACATAATTACAACCGCTCCATCTGTTATATATAAAATAACAGGTACAGATGGGGAAACAATTGAGCTTACAAATCCTACAAACATGCCTGAGCCTTCAAAGATAGATTATATGGAGGAGCCTATTGTTAAGGCTTCCATAATAACTCCTACAGATTATGTTGGAGCTGTAATGGAGCTTTGTCAAAACAGAAGAGGCGTGTTTAAGGATATGCAGTACATGGAGGCTACTAGAGCAGTACTTCATTACGAGATACCATTAAATGAAATAATCTATGATTTCTTTGATGCGCTTAAATCAAAAACAAGAGGTTATGCTTCACTGGATTACGAGTTAATAGGTTACCAAAGAAGCAAGCTTGTTAAGCTGGATATTCTTCTAAATGGAGACATAGTAGATGCTTTGTCTATGATTGTTCCTGAAGAAAGAGCTTATTCAAAGGGAAGAAACATGGCTGAAAAGCTTAAGGAAATAATACCAAGACAGCAGTTTGAAATTCCTATACAGGCTGCTATTGGGGCTAAGGTTATAGCAAGAGAAACTGTTAAAGCGCTTAGAAAAGACGTTCTTGCAAAGTGCTACGGTGGAGATATTTCAAGAAAGAAGAAGCTTCTTGAAAAGCAGAAGGAAGGAAAGAAGAGAATGAGACAGGTTGGTTCCGTGGAAGTTCCACAGGAGGCTTTCATGTCAGTATTAAAGGTTGACTAG
- the gpr gene encoding GPR endopeptidase produces MRNVRTDLAIEAKEIYQKESNGKIQGVKVEEYEEGDVRISKVRITDEVAERAMGKPIGTYVTIDIPQVTHYDGDTMDEVSEAMAKVLTPMVKLQKSMTALVVGLGNSNITPDALGPKVISKLMITRHLKELVPDSIDEDIRPVAGISPGVLGTTGIETGEIIKGVVEKIKPNLIICIDALASRKMERVNRTIQIGDTGISPGSGVGNRRMEISEKTLGIPVIAIGVPTVVDAATMANDTIDLAIDEMVKQATRGGDFYNMLKSIDKSEKQRMIEEILNPYIGNLMVTPKEVDLVVDSLSKVIANGINIALQPALGLEDINRYMN; encoded by the coding sequence ATGAGAAATGTAAGAACTGACTTAGCTATAGAAGCAAAGGAAATATATCAAAAAGAGAGCAACGGTAAAATTCAAGGAGTAAAGGTTGAAGAATATGAAGAAGGAGACGTTAGAATCTCCAAGGTCAGAATTACTGACGAGGTTGCAGAAAGGGCGATGGGCAAACCTATAGGCACTTATGTAACCATAGATATTCCACAGGTTACACACTACGATGGAGATACTATGGACGAAGTAAGCGAGGCCATGGCAAAGGTTTTAACGCCTATGGTAAAGCTTCAAAAAAGCATGACTGCATTAGTAGTAGGGCTTGGAAACTCAAATATTACCCCAGATGCTTTAGGACCAAAGGTTATCTCAAAGCTTATGATAACAAGGCATTTAAAGGAGCTTGTTCCTGACAGCATAGATGAAGATATAAGGCCTGTAGCTGGAATATCTCCAGGAGTTCTTGGAACAACAGGTATTGAAACTGGAGAAATAATTAAAGGCGTAGTGGAAAAAATTAAACCTAATCTTATAATATGTATAGATGCTCTTGCTTCAAGAAAAATGGAAAGAGTTAACAGAACAATACAAATAGGAGATACAGGAATATCTCCAGGTTCAGGAGTAGGCAACAGAAGAATGGAGATAAGCGAAAAAACCTTGGGCATTCCTGTAATAGCTATAGGAGTTCCGACTGTTGTAGATGCTGCAACTATGGCAAATGATACTATTGACTTGGCTATAGATGAAATGGTTAAGCAGGCTACAAGAGGTGGAGACTTCTACAATATGCTTAAGTCCATAGACAAAAGTGAAAAGCAGAGGATGATTGAGGAAATCTTAAATCCATATATAGGGAACCTGATGGTAACTCCAAAGGAAGTGGATTTAGTTGTTGATTCTTTGTCTAAGGTAATAGCAAATGGTATTAACATAGCTCTTCAGCCAGCTCTAGGACTTGAAGATATAAACAGGTATATGAACTAA
- the rpsT gene encoding 30S ribosomal protein S20: MANIKSAQKRIKVTLVKTLRNKMIKSSLKTTIKKFEAALAGKNAEEAKVAYVNVVKQLDMAASKGVIHKNMASRKKSRLAVKLNALNA; the protein is encoded by the coding sequence ATGGCAAACATAAAGTCAGCACAAAAGAGAATAAAAGTTACACTAGTAAAGACTCTTAGAAACAAAATGATAAAGTCATCACTTAAGACTACAATAAAGAAGTTTGAAGCTGCTCTTGCAGGCAAAAACGCTGAAGAAGCTAAAGTAGCATACGTTAACGTTGTTAAGCAACTTGATATGGCTGCTTCTAAAGGAGTTATCCACAAGAATATGGCTTCAAGAAAGAAGTCAAGACTTGCTGTAAAATTAAATGCGCTAAACGCATAA